From Ramlibacter tataouinensis, the proteins below share one genomic window:
- a CDS encoding cation:proton antiporter — protein sequence MDVAIWALLAGALLIFMALGGSVLARLPLSTAMIYLGFGMLAGPWVFDLMRVDLREHTHALERMAEAAVLVSLFTAGLKLGPAFRDRRWVLPLRLAVVAMVATVLVIAALAHFFLGLPWGAGILLGGILAPTDPVLASDVQVMHPKDRDSLRFALTGEGGLNDGTAFPFVLLGLGLMGLHDLGPSGWRWLLVDGVWACLAGPVVGAFAGLAVGRLVLYLRRVHKEAVGLDDFLAMGLLALTYGIATIAHVNSFLAVFAAGIALRYLEQSESAGSDSQQAVQRAAAQSDGSLAQAVAVDPLHAPAYMAHAVMSFNEQLERVGEMAVVVAIGALLWSVHWQGAGWWFVPALLLLVRPLVVSLSLRRTHVSRTQRGLIGWFGIRGVGSLFYLMYAMNHGLSGSLADQIAGLTLAVVVASILVHGISVTPLMAAYERRRTRGARTSRKR from the coding sequence ATGGACGTCGCGATCTGGGCACTGCTGGCCGGCGCGCTGCTGATCTTCATGGCCTTGGGCGGCAGCGTGCTCGCGCGCCTGCCGCTGTCCACCGCGATGATCTACCTGGGCTTCGGCATGCTCGCCGGCCCCTGGGTGTTCGACCTGATGCGCGTGGACCTGCGCGAGCACACGCACGCGCTGGAGCGCATGGCCGAAGCCGCGGTGCTGGTGTCGCTGTTCACCGCCGGCCTGAAACTCGGCCCCGCCTTCCGCGATCGCCGCTGGGTCCTGCCGCTGCGTCTGGCGGTCGTGGCGATGGTGGCGACGGTGCTGGTGATCGCGGCGCTGGCGCACTTCTTTCTCGGCCTGCCGTGGGGCGCCGGCATCCTGCTGGGCGGCATCCTCGCGCCGACTGACCCGGTGCTCGCTTCCGACGTGCAGGTCATGCACCCGAAGGATCGCGACAGCCTGCGCTTCGCATTGACGGGCGAGGGCGGGCTCAACGACGGCACCGCATTTCCCTTCGTGCTGCTCGGGCTGGGGCTGATGGGCCTGCACGACCTCGGGCCATCCGGCTGGCGCTGGCTGCTGGTGGACGGTGTGTGGGCCTGCCTGGCCGGGCCGGTGGTGGGCGCATTCGCCGGGCTCGCCGTGGGCCGGCTGGTGCTGTACTTGCGCCGCGTGCACAAGGAGGCGGTGGGGCTGGACGACTTCCTGGCGATGGGGCTGCTCGCGCTGACCTATGGCATCGCGACGATCGCCCATGTCAACAGCTTCCTGGCGGTGTTCGCTGCCGGCATTGCCCTGCGCTACCTGGAGCAATCCGAGAGCGCGGGGTCGGACAGCCAGCAGGCCGTGCAGCGCGCCGCCGCGCAATCCGACGGCTCGCTCGCCCAGGCCGTTGCCGTCGATCCGCTGCATGCGCCGGCGTACATGGCGCATGCGGTCATGAGCTTCAACGAGCAACTGGAGCGCGTCGGCGAGATGGCGGTGGTGGTCGCGATCGGCGCGCTGCTCTGGTCCGTGCACTGGCAGGGCGCGGGTTGGTGGTTCGTGCCGGCCCTGTTGCTGCTGGTGAGGCCGTTGGTGGTCTCGCTGAGCCTGCGGCGCACGCACGTGTCGCGCACCCAGCGCGGGCTGATCGGCTGGTTCGGCATCCGTGGGGTCGGGTCGCTTTTCTACCTGATGTATGCGATGAACCACGGGCTGTCCGGGTCCCTCGCCGACCAGATTGCCGGCCTGACGCTGGCTGTCGTGGTTGCTTCCATCCTGGTGCACGGCATTTCGGTGACGCCGCTGATGGCCGCGTACGAGCGGCGCCGCACGCGCGGCGCGCGCACTTCGCGCAAGCGCTGA
- a CDS encoding sulfurtransferase codes for MHTTLVSAEQLKDLRQTGERLMVFDCSFDLASPTAGEEAWRRSHIPGAVYANLDTALSDMGVVGPDGRVRPHSDAASGGRHPLPSREKFAMWLSRVGFANDMQAVVYDRNDNGYCGRLWWMLKWAGHEAVAVLDGGLAAWVAAGGELAQGDEPAHFQSNFTLGPALRRLVGTRDVLAHLEDGRQTVIDGRAAARFRGEVEPLDPVAGHIPGALNRPWNENMAAGGLFKPAAQLRTEFEQLLAGRDAATVVHHCGSGVSAVPNLLAMEVAGFAPTALYAGSWSEWCSDPSRPVAKGP; via the coding sequence ATGCACACCACACTCGTTTCGGCCGAACAGCTCAAGGACCTGCGACAAACCGGCGAGCGCCTGATGGTCTTCGATTGCAGCTTCGACCTCGCCAGCCCGACCGCCGGGGAAGAGGCCTGGCGCCGCTCGCACATTCCCGGTGCGGTGTACGCCAACCTGGACACTGCGCTGAGCGACATGGGCGTGGTGGGGCCGGACGGCAGGGTTCGCCCGCACAGCGATGCGGCCTCGGGTGGCCGCCACCCTTTGCCCAGCCGCGAGAAATTCGCGATGTGGCTCTCGAGGGTGGGCTTCGCCAACGACATGCAGGCGGTCGTCTACGACCGCAACGACAACGGCTATTGCGGGCGCCTCTGGTGGATGCTCAAGTGGGCCGGGCACGAGGCGGTAGCGGTGCTTGACGGCGGCCTGGCCGCCTGGGTGGCCGCCGGCGGCGAACTCGCCCAGGGCGACGAACCGGCGCATTTCCAGTCCAACTTCACGCTGGGCCCGGCGCTGCGCCGGCTGGTGGGCACGCGGGACGTGCTGGCGCACCTCGAGGACGGGCGCCAGACCGTGATCGACGGGCGCGCGGCCGCGCGCTTTCGCGGCGAAGTCGAGCCGCTCGACCCGGTCGCCGGCCACATCCCCGGCGCGCTGAACCGGCCCTGGAACGAGAACATGGCGGCAGGCGGCCTCTTCAAGCCGGCCGCGCAGCTGCGGACCGAGTTCGAACAGCTGCTCGCAGGACGCGACGCTGCCACCGTGGTTCACCACTGCGGCAGCGGCGTGAGCGCCGTGCCCAATCTGCTGGCCATGGAAGTCGCCGGCTTTGCGCCGACCGCGCTTTATGCGGGAAGCTGGAGCGAGTGGTGCAGCGACCCGTCGCGGCCCGTGGCCAAGGGTCCCTAG
- a CDS encoding DMT family transporter: MQALWMVAGSLFFATMAVCVKYASASFNSAELVFYRGLLGMLFLWLLARRQGVTLGTRYPMMHAWRSVIGVISLGAWFYAIARLPLATAMTLNYMSSVWIAAFLVGGALIAWNPGRGDALPARQGPLALAVLAGFAGVVMMLRPTIDQNQVFAGVVGLMSGLTAAFAYMQVMALGKIGEPETRTVFYFAVGSAVAGGLGMLALGVSDWDWMNALWLLPVGVLASLGQLCMTRAYSHGATLVVACLQYFGIVFGAIYSITLFGDSIPLLGWAGIALILASGIAATVLRARAAPDAPAEEH, from the coding sequence ATGCAAGCGCTGTGGATGGTGGCCGGATCGCTGTTCTTCGCGACCATGGCGGTATGCGTCAAGTACGCCTCGGCGTCGTTCAACAGCGCGGAGCTGGTGTTCTATCGCGGTCTGCTGGGCATGCTGTTCCTGTGGCTGCTGGCGCGCCGCCAGGGCGTGACGCTGGGCACCCGCTATCCGATGATGCACGCCTGGCGCAGCGTGATCGGCGTCATCTCGCTGGGCGCGTGGTTCTACGCGATCGCCCGGCTGCCCCTGGCCACCGCGATGACGCTCAACTACATGAGCAGCGTGTGGATCGCGGCCTTCCTGGTGGGCGGCGCGCTCATCGCCTGGAACCCAGGCCGCGGCGACGCGCTGCCGGCGCGGCAGGGACCGCTGGCGCTGGCCGTGCTGGCCGGTTTCGCCGGGGTGGTCATGATGCTGCGTCCCACCATCGACCAGAACCAGGTGTTCGCCGGCGTGGTGGGGCTGATGTCGGGACTCACGGCCGCATTCGCCTACATGCAGGTGATGGCGCTGGGAAAGATCGGCGAGCCGGAGACGCGCACCGTCTTCTACTTCGCCGTCGGTTCGGCGGTGGCGGGCGGGCTGGGCATGCTGGCGCTGGGCGTGTCGGACTGGGACTGGATGAATGCGCTGTGGTTGCTGCCGGTCGGCGTGCTCGCCTCGCTCGGACAGCTCTGCATGACCCGGGCCTACAGCCATGGCGCCACCCTGGTGGTGGCCTGCCTGCAGTACTTCGGCATCGTCTTCGGCGCGATCTACAGCATCACGCTGTTCGGCGACAGCATCCCCCTGCTCGGCTGGGCCGGCATCGCCCTCATCCTGGCCAGCGGCATCGCGGCCACGGTGCTGCGTGCGCGGGCCGCGCCCGATGCGCCCGCCGAAGAGCACTAG